From the Hevea brasiliensis isolate MT/VB/25A 57/8 chromosome 15, ASM3005281v1, whole genome shotgun sequence genome, one window contains:
- the LOC110647451 gene encoding inactive beta-amylase 9 isoform X2, whose amino-acid sequence MRFKQNPSGPTTFRFGVVLPVSECNTINHAKAISAGLKALKLLGVEGVEMPVWWGIAEKEAMGKYKWEGYLTLAEMVQDAGLKLHVSLCFHANEELKIPLPEWVSRIGESDPGIFFADRSGHHFRECLSLAVDDLPVLDGKTPVQVYQQFCKSFKSSFSGFMGSTIIGIKMGLGPNGELRFPSHSRVGKSCKILGVGEFQCYDKNMLNFLKQHAEATGNPLWGFGGPHDAPSYDQMPNSNSFFKDHGGSWESPYGNFFLSWYSSQLLSHGNRLLSLASDEFGGSTVTTYGEVPLIHSLFKTRSHPCELTAGFYNTDNRDGYEAVAEMFARNSCKMILPGMNLSDEHQPQESLSSPELLLAQIRTACRKYGVVVSGQNSLVSKASHHFEKMRKNVLGENVVDSFTYQRMGAEFFSPEHFPAFTEFVRSLNLPEKHADDLPEEEEEVAESLQRSSESSIQMQAA is encoded by the exons TTTCTGAATGCAATACGATCAACCATGCAAAAGCAATCTCAGCAGGACTTAAAGCTTTGAAATTATTGGGGGTTGAGGGCGTAGAGATGCCTGTGTGGTGGGGAATAGCTGAGAAGGAAGCGATGGGCAAGTACAAGTGGGAAGGCTACCTTACTCTTGCAGAGATGGTTCAGGATGCAGGTCTCAAGCTTCATGTCTCACTCTGCTTCCATGCTAATGAAGAACTTAAAATCCCACTCCCTGAGTGGGTATCCCGTATTGGTGAGTCAGATCCTGGTATTTTCTTTGCGGATAGGTCAGGGCATCATTTCAGAGAGTGCTTGTCTTTGGCTGTTGATGATCTTCCTGTTCTTGATGGTAAGACACCGGTCCAAGTTTACCAGCAATTTTGCAAGAGCTTCAAGTCTTCATTCTCGGGTTTCATGGGTTCTACAATCATA GGCATAAAAATGGGACTTGGTCCAAATGGTGAACTACGATTTCCTTCTCATAGTCGTGTAGGCAAAAGTTGCAAAATCCTAGGAGTTGGGGAGTTTCAATGTTATGACAAAAATATGCTTAACTTTCTAAAGCAACATGCCGAGGCAACGGGAAATCCGTTATGGGGATTTGGTGGTCCCCATGATGCCCCCAGTTACGACCAGATGCCAAACTCTAACAGCTTCTTTAAGGACCATGGAGGATCGTGGGAGTCTCCATATGGTAACTTCTTCCTTTCCTGGTATTCAAGTCAGCTCTTGTCTCACGGAAATCGTCTCCTTTCCCTTGCCTCTGATGAGTTTGGCGGCTCTACTGTGACAACTTATGGCGAAGTCCCACTCATTCACTCTTTGTTCAAAACTCGCAGTCACCCTTGTGAGCTAACGGCTGGGTTTTATAACACAGACAATAGAGATGGCTATGAGGCAGTTGCGGAGATGTTTGCAAGGAATTCGTGTAAAATGATTTTACCAGGAATGAACCTGTCGGATGAACATCAGCCGCAGGAGTCCCTGTCGAGCCCAGAGTTATTACTTGCACAAATTAGAACAGCTTGCAGAAAGTACGGGGTTGTTGTTTCTGGCCAGAACTCATTGGTTTCTAAAGCTTCCCATCATTTCGAGAAGATGAGGAAAAATGTGTTGGGTGAGAATGTAGTAGATTCGTTCACATATCAGAGAATGGGAGCTGAATTTTTCTCACCAGAGCATTTTCCTGCTTTCACTGAGTTTGTTAGAAGCCTTAATCTACCAGAAAAGCATGCAGATGATCTTCCCGAGGAAGAGGAAGAAGTTGCTGAATCTCTACAGAGAAGTTCAGAATCAAGCATTCAAATGCAAGCTGCTTAG